One segment of Gemmatimonadota bacterium DNA contains the following:
- a CDS encoding efflux RND transporter periplasmic adaptor subunit produces MDVKFDFCSKFLLAIVLCGLAACDQQAEQRTVDLTVPVTVQSVETGTIESIVTATGTLRPVREAQITTEIRGNLYWSKGSNNRLLAKGAEVRRGQTIARLDSDEWVVGARVEARKLAVETAKRTLKEQETLFSRQLATEMDVESARRAWADAEANYQDALIKIDKTRLLAPIQGVLSELADITQGTLVTPNTAIAKIMDYTQVFVDLKIPNAQIINVKLGQSIRVSNYALPEEVFEGEIVEMDPAIDPVTRTVQVVGMVDNPDLLLRAGMFVKTEIVTESRQNVVLITRNLVLRRRNQKVVFVEEEGRAQQREVETGLEDRDRVEIVVGLEPGEQLITSNYETLRPRTRVRVTGDRR; encoded by the coding sequence ATGGACGTGAAGTTTGATTTTTGCTCAAAATTTCTGTTGGCAATTGTCCTTTGTGGGCTGGCCGCCTGTGATCAACAGGCGGAACAGCGCACCGTTGACCTGACGGTTCCCGTTACTGTTCAATCCGTAGAGACGGGAACAATCGAATCCATTGTGACGGCTACCGGGACACTTAGACCTGTGCGCGAAGCCCAGATCACAACGGAGATTCGGGGAAATCTGTACTGGAGCAAGGGGAGTAATAACCGCCTACTCGCCAAAGGGGCAGAGGTTAGAAGGGGGCAAACCATAGCGCGACTCGACAGCGACGAATGGGTTGTCGGCGCACGGGTGGAAGCGCGTAAACTGGCGGTTGAAACAGCCAAACGAACGCTAAAAGAACAGGAAACCCTGTTTAGCCGACAACTGGCAACGGAAATGGACGTCGAAAGTGCGCGTAGAGCCTGGGCCGATGCAGAAGCCAATTATCAGGATGCCCTCATCAAGATCGATAAAACCAGGCTTTTAGCTCCCATACAGGGTGTGTTGTCGGAACTCGCGGATATTACGCAGGGAACGCTGGTGACGCCGAATACCGCAATCGCAAAAATTATGGATTATACACAGGTATTTGTCGATCTGAAAATTCCCAATGCCCAGATTATTAACGTGAAATTGGGCCAGAGCATCCGCGTGAGCAATTACGCTTTGCCCGAAGAAGTTTTTGAGGGCGAAATTGTTGAAATGGATCCGGCTATTGATCCGGTCACGCGCACGGTTCAGGTCGTCGGAATGGTCGATAATCCCGACTTGCTGTTGCGGGCGGGGATGTTTGTCAAAACAGAAATAGTCACGGAATCGCGGCAAAACGTCGTACTTATTACGCGCAATCTCGTTTTGCGGCGGCGAAATCAGAAGGTCGTTTTCGTCGAAGAAGAAGGCCGCGCACAACAACGCGAAGTCGAAACAGGTCTGGAAGACCGAGACCGCGTGGAAATTGTGGTAGGACTTGAACCAGGTGAACAGTTGATCACGAGCAATTACGAAACGCTGAGGCCGCGAACTCGAGTGCGGGTCACGGGAGATAGACGATGA
- a CDS encoding integration host factor subunit beta — translation MTMTKKDIALKISDRLGIKKQLAYEIVNTLFNTMRENLIAGDRIEIRGFGVLGIKPTKPKPAARNPRTGEIVYVPARRKSYFKAGVLIKKALHEPLDP, via the coding sequence ATGACGATGACAAAAAAAGACATCGCGTTAAAAATTTCCGATCGTCTGGGAATCAAAAAACAACTCGCTTATGAGATTGTAAATACACTTTTTAACACGATGCGCGAAAACCTGATCGCCGGTGATCGAATCGAAATCAGAGGATTTGGTGTGCTGGGTATCAAGCCGACCAAGCCCAAACCCGCTGCACGCAACCCCCGCACAGGCGAGATTGTCTATGTTCCTGCGCGGCGAAAGAGCTATTTCAAAGCAGGTGTTCTGATCAAGAAAGCATTGCACGAGCCTTTGGACCCATAG
- a CDS encoding ABC transporter ATP-binding protein, translating to MVIRISNLTKVYRRGAVPALDDVTLTIPHGTFGLLGPNGAGKTTLIKILSTQMDASSGNVTMDEFDLVKDRTEIRRRLGYLPQHFGTYPQLTAWEFLDYMAVLGGMHNRSSRLNRVEQALNEVGLYEARNRRSGTFSGGMMRRLGIAQTILTDPEFLIVDEPTVGLDPEERIRFRGILGRLSSDRAILISTHIVGDISSTCEDLAVLDTGRLIFRGSPGELISKADGKTWEVQVDDAGFEMLSRVFRVVTVNVEGDLMRLRMVGDGEPPADAEAVAPNLEDAYVYFVGGDTTGEIAA from the coding sequence ATGGTTATTCGCATTTCAAACTTGACAAAAGTATATCGACGTGGCGCGGTTCCCGCCTTAGACGATGTCACATTGACCATTCCGCACGGAACATTTGGCCTATTGGGACCCAATGGTGCAGGCAAGACAACGCTGATTAAAATTTTATCGACTCAGATGGACGCATCGAGTGGCAACGTGACCATGGATGAGTTCGACCTCGTAAAAGACCGCACTGAAATTCGCCGGCGCCTGGGATATTTGCCCCAGCATTTTGGGACCTATCCACAACTGACTGCCTGGGAATTTCTCGATTATATGGCTGTTTTAGGCGGCATGCATAATAGAAGTTCGCGTTTGAATCGCGTGGAGCAAGCTCTAAACGAAGTCGGATTGTACGAAGCGCGCAATCGGCGTTCGGGCACGTTTTCAGGTGGCATGATGCGTCGCCTTGGCATTGCACAGACCATTTTGACCGATCCAGAGTTTCTCATTGTCGATGAACCCACCGTGGGACTTGACCCGGAAGAGCGCATACGGTTTCGGGGTATTTTGGGACGCTTGAGCAGCGATCGCGCAATTTTGATTTCCACGCATATTGTGGGCGATATTTCGAGTACCTGCGAAGATCTCGCGGTCCTGGATACCGGACGGCTGATCTTCCGCGGTTCTCCCGGAGAACTCATTTCAAAAGCCGATGGCAAAACGTGGGAAGTACAGGTCGATGATGCTGGCTTTGAAATGCTGTCGCGCGTGTTTCGCGTAGTCACAGTAAATGTTGAGGGCGATTTGATGCGTCTGCGTATGGTGGGCGATGGCGAGCCTCCCGCTGATGCCGAAGCAGTCGCGCCCAATCTCGAAGATGCCTATGTCTATTTTGTCGGAGGCGATACCACAGGCGAAATCGCCGCGTAG
- the fdhD gene encoding formate dehydrogenase accessory sulfurtransferase FdhD, with protein MRAKSETSVIHRVTRYDGSIGKSTDDVLVVEEPLEIRVAGESVAVTMRTPGDDRALALGFLYGEGIIREIGDVGRAEHCGRPGTPEYGNVIDVLPRPGEILDPERIRAGRRGTLTSSACGVCGREQIEDMMQRCQPMDDNRAVRTAMIFYAQEQMRQSQYVFAQTGGVHAAAAFSETGDMYCCFEDIGRHNAVDKVVGHLIETHNIVEGEGVQILAVSSRASFEIVQKAVVARIPVVVAVSAASSLAADLAQAMGITLIGFARDKRMVIYTGAVQ; from the coding sequence ATGAGAGCAAAATCAGAAACCAGTGTAATACACCGCGTCACGCGGTATGATGGCTCTATTGGCAAATCCACAGATGATGTGCTGGTCGTAGAGGAGCCGCTTGAAATTCGTGTTGCCGGGGAATCCGTTGCCGTGACCATGCGAACGCCGGGGGACGACCGCGCCCTTGCGCTGGGATTTTTGTATGGCGAGGGGATCATTCGTGAAATTGGCGATGTCGGACGTGCGGAACACTGCGGTCGCCCGGGGACTCCTGAGTACGGAAATGTTATTGATGTTCTCCCACGTCCGGGCGAGATACTCGATCCCGAAAGGATTCGAGCGGGACGAAGAGGCACATTGACTTCATCGGCGTGTGGGGTATGTGGGCGCGAGCAGATAGAAGATATGATGCAACGGTGCCAGCCGATGGACGACAATCGCGCCGTTCGGACAGCGATGATTTTTTATGCACAAGAACAAATGCGTCAATCCCAGTACGTGTTTGCACAAACAGGGGGTGTTCATGCTGCTGCCGCATTTTCAGAAACGGGAGATATGTATTGCTGTTTTGAAGATATTGGCCGACACAATGCAGTAGATAAGGTTGTAGGACATTTGATCGAAACGCATAACATAGTAGAAGGAGAGGGAGTTCAGATACTCGCGGTAAGTAGCAGAGCGAGTTTTGAAATCGTGCAAAAGGCCGTTGTTGCGCGCATACCTGTCGTGGTTGCCGTATCTGCAGCGAGTTCATTGGCAGCAGATCTTGCACAGGCGATGGGAATAACTCTCATTGGTTTTGCACGCGACAAAAGGATGGTCATTTATACAGGGGCTGTGCAATAG